One Coleofasciculus chthonoplastes PCC 7420 genomic region harbors:
- a CDS encoding BaiN/RdsA family NAD(P)/FAD-dependent oxidoreductase, whose product MSLKIVVIGGGAAGFFGAIASASAHPHTQVILLEASKTPLTKVRISGGGRCNVTHACFDPALLVQAYPRGGKALRGAFTRFQPKDTIAWFEAQGVHLKTEADGRMFPVTDTSQTIVDCLIHAAINAGVQIRTATPVKSIRLTSGFQLQLKTGEIIECDRVLLATGSNPLGYRFAKDLGHSIQSPVPSLFTFTISDPRLQDLAGVSVNDVHIKLPEAGKTVKEQTGPLLITHWGLSGPAVLKLSAWAARFFHDCHYQTPLVINWLPQYTQDYLRQLLLSVKSQLPHRHISTSCPIPIPKRLWQSLISYVGIDPNKRWAELSKKALNQLVQELNQGHYLIQGKGVFKEEFVTCGGINLKEVNFKTMESRCCPGLYFAGEILDIDGITGGFNFQNAWTTAWLAGQAMGTM is encoded by the coding sequence TTGTCTCTTAAAATTGTCGTTATCGGTGGGGGTGCGGCTGGTTTTTTCGGCGCGATCGCATCTGCATCCGCTCATCCTCACACCCAAGTCATCCTGCTGGAAGCCTCGAAAACGCCTTTAACTAAGGTGCGGATTTCTGGTGGGGGGCGCTGTAATGTCACCCATGCGTGTTTTGACCCCGCCCTTTTGGTACAAGCCTATCCCAGGGGGGGGAAAGCCTTGCGCGGGGCGTTTACGCGGTTTCAACCCAAAGACACGATCGCCTGGTTTGAAGCCCAGGGGGTACACCTGAAAACCGAAGCGGATGGGCGAATGTTCCCGGTTACGGATACGTCGCAAACCATTGTGGATTGTCTCATCCATGCGGCTATAAACGCAGGGGTTCAGATTCGCACCGCGACTCCAGTTAAATCCATTCGCCTCACCTCTGGGTTTCAACTCCAGTTAAAAACCGGGGAAATAATCGAGTGCGATCGCGTGCTTTTGGCGACGGGAAGTAATCCCCTTGGTTATCGCTTTGCTAAGGATTTAGGTCATTCTATCCAATCCCCGGTTCCCTCTTTATTTACGTTTACGATATCAGACCCACGCTTACAGGATTTAGCTGGAGTTAGTGTAAATGATGTTCATATAAAACTACCAGAAGCCGGGAAAACTGTCAAGGAACAAACCGGACCCTTACTGATTACCCATTGGGGATTAAGTGGTCCAGCTGTCCTTAAACTGTCGGCTTGGGCGGCTCGATTTTTCCACGATTGTCACTACCAAACTCCTTTAGTGATTAATTGGCTTCCTCAATATACTCAAGACTATCTACGCCAGCTATTACTATCGGTTAAATCTCAACTTCCGCACCGTCATATCAGCACAAGTTGCCCAATTCCGATTCCGAAACGGTTATGGCAGAGTTTAATTAGCTATGTTGGTATTGACCCAAACAAACGCTGGGCAGAACTCTCGAAAAAAGCGCTGAATCAATTGGTACAAGAACTGAATCAGGGACATTATTTGATTCAAGGGAAGGGTGTTTTTAAGGAAGAATTTGTTACCTGTGGCGGGATAAATTTAAAAGAAGTGAACTTTAAAACCATGGAAAGTCGCTGCTGTCCGGGGCTTTACTTTGCGGGTGAAATCCTGGATATTGATGGAATTACGGGCGGATTTAATTTTCAGAATGCTTGGACAACGGCTTGGTTAGCGGGTCAAGCAATGGGGACAATGTAG
- the rd gene encoding rubredoxin — protein sequence MKKYVCTVCNYEYDPEKGDPDGGIEPGTAFEDIPDDWVCPVCGAAKSDFEPLE from the coding sequence ATGAAAAAATATGTTTGCACCGTTTGCAACTACGAATATGATCCCGAAAAAGGTGATCCCGATGGCGGTATCGAACCCGGAACCGCTTTTGAGGATATCCCTGATGACTGGGTATGTCCCGTCTGTGGGGCGGCTAAATCAGATTTTGAACCCTTAGAATAA
- a CDS encoding AbrB/MazE/SpoVT family DNA-binding domain-containing protein yields MKVKLKPEVQITIPAPIRQKLGLQEGDEILILLEGNDLKLRIIKPKRLLAQKT; encoded by the coding sequence ATGAAAGTAAAACTAAAACCTGAAGTACAAATTACAATTCCTGCCCCCATTCGCCAAAAACTCGGACTTCAAGAAGGAGATGAAATATTAATTCTCCTAGAAGGAAATGATCTAAAATTGCGAATCATTAAGCCTAAGCGACTACTTGCCCAAAAAACTTAG
- a CDS encoding DUF1822 family protein — translation MTFYSTTQPGLDGDAFAIETIHLSDDAIEQAVHLAQPIANEERQWQTYLNALALFGFESWLAERSSDLTVNRDRTSLFNSATANLIEAVCHLQVNGFNLCLIAQGSLTDDQVSLPRTVVDIPEFIPHFYVVVDVQEEEETAVVKGFVSYPQLIEHRDTLGLTPEEDWTYSFPLDCFDTEPSHLLLELRCLTPSAIPLPPIPSDRRLQLAQMRSHLETQLPQLQSPTSQLWHHLTWEQATLVLTRSELRTWLYQLQTDPQSQPTLRNYLSDVLSRITRNVINVGHWLQDELDELAQELSWQLLPSLTPATAMRSPTAELDAIVQQLEYNNVEIPPQAKGAYRNLQVADIPLRLYAITWPLLSATVPEWALLIILGTESPTGFPEGLILQISDQTESLVEQELDANSSYFFTSVVGTWQETFGVTIRLGSDIEHILPPFGFNL, via the coding sequence ATGACTTTCTACTCAACCACTCAACCCGGGCTTGATGGTGACGCTTTCGCCATTGAAACCATCCACCTGTCTGACGATGCGATTGAACAAGCCGTTCACCTCGCCCAACCCATTGCTAATGAGGAACGCCAATGGCAAACCTATCTCAATGCTTTAGCCTTATTTGGCTTTGAGTCATGGTTAGCCGAACGTAGTTCTGATTTAACCGTAAATCGCGATCGCACTTCCCTGTTCAACTCTGCGACAGCAAATCTCATTGAAGCGGTTTGTCATCTTCAAGTCAATGGGTTTAACCTCTGTCTAATTGCCCAAGGTAGCCTAACGGATGATCAAGTATCCTTACCCCGAACCGTTGTCGATATTCCCGAATTTATCCCCCATTTCTACGTCGTGGTAGACGTACAAGAGGAAGAGGAAACCGCCGTGGTGAAAGGGTTTGTCTCCTATCCCCAACTCATCGAACACCGGGATACTCTAGGCTTAACCCCTGAGGAGGATTGGACGTATTCATTCCCCCTCGATTGCTTCGACACCGAACCCAGTCACCTCCTCTTAGAATTACGCTGTTTAACCCCCAGCGCCATTCCCCTCCCCCCCATTCCCAGTGATCGCCGCCTGCAACTTGCCCAGATGCGATCGCACCTGGAAACCCAACTCCCCCAACTTCAGTCTCCGACATCTCAACTTTGGCACCATTTAACCTGGGAACAAGCCACCCTCGTACTCACCCGTTCTGAGTTACGCACTTGGCTGTATCAACTGCAAACCGATCCCCAAAGCCAACCCACCCTCCGAAACTACCTGTCTGATGTACTCAGCCGCATCACCCGAAACGTAATTAATGTGGGACACTGGTTACAGGATGAACTAGACGAACTTGCTCAAGAACTCTCCTGGCAACTTTTGCCTAGTTTAACCCCCGCTACCGCCATGCGATCGCCCACCGCCGAATTGGATGCGATCGTGCAACAACTGGAGTACAATAACGTCGAGATTCCACCTCAAGCCAAAGGCGCGTATCGTAATCTCCAGGTGGCAGACATCCCCCTGCGCTTATATGCCATAACCTGGCCCCTCTTATCTGCAACCGTCCCCGAATGGGCGTTACTGATAATTTTAGGCACAGAGTCGCCAACGGGTTTCCCAGAGGGTCTAATATTACAGATTAGTGATCAAACCGAGAGTTTAGTCGAACAAGAGTTAGATGCGAATAGTTCCTATTTCTTCACCAGTGTAGTGGGAACATGGCAAGAGACGTTTGGCGTCACGATCCGTTTAGGATCGGATATTGAACACATCCTGCCTCCCTTTGGCTTCAATCTCTAG
- a CDS encoding tetratricopeptide repeat protein, whose product MTYLSLPQQLHSLSLATATLLLTLLSPISLSPNLSLSLSTQVQAQIPQNQLGAAQQLLEEGIDLYQQGQMQEALNRLEEASNLFKQVEAPVEETIALTQMGLIYENRQQYDDALNAYEQALSLAKTFDDPYQEAIILDYMGSVYSSLEQYSQALDLHQKSLALFREVDNRRSEGIVLGNIGKLYFAQDQNEQAIDSLKEALSIYQDLDENILEGEVLYYLGLSHQNLKDYTQALDFHQQALDIFNAENIPELQALSLYYMGIIYSQQKKDKMAQTSYQNALTIFEELGNEQGIAAIRYQMETLDQ is encoded by the coding sequence ATGACCTATTTATCCCTACCCCAACAACTTCACTCTCTCAGCTTGGCAACAGCGACGCTGCTGTTAACATTACTATCGCCGATTTCCCTATCCCCTAATCTGTCCCTATCTCTATCAACCCAGGTACAAGCCCAAATCCCTCAAAATCAACTGGGTGCAGCCCAACAGTTGCTAGAGGAAGGAATTGATCTGTATCAGCAAGGTCAAATGCAGGAGGCGTTGAATCGACTAGAGGAAGCATCAAACTTGTTTAAGCAAGTCGAAGCCCCCGTAGAAGAAACCATAGCTTTGACTCAGATGGGTCTAATTTATGAGAATCGTCAACAGTATGATGATGCACTAAACGCTTACGAACAAGCCTTAAGCCTAGCCAAAACCTTCGATGATCCTTACCAAGAAGCGATCATCCTTGATTACATGGGTTCAGTCTATTCAAGTCTAGAACAATATTCTCAAGCACTGGATCTGCACCAAAAGTCACTGGCACTTTTCCGAGAAGTGGATAATCGCCGCAGTGAAGGCATTGTATTGGGCAATATTGGCAAACTTTATTTCGCTCAAGATCAAAATGAGCAAGCGATCGATTCCCTTAAAGAAGCGTTAAGCATTTATCAGGACTTGGACGAAAATATATTAGAAGGAGAGGTTCTTTATTACCTAGGATTATCCCATCAAAACTTAAAAGATTATACCCAAGCTTTAGACTTTCACCAGCAAGCCTTAGATATTTTCAACGCTGAAAATATCCCTGAGTTGCAAGCTTTATCTTTATACTATATGGGGATAATCTACAGTCAACAAAAGAAAGATAAAATGGCGCAAACGTCTTATCAAAATGCCTTGACGATTTTTGAAGAATTAGGAAATGAGCAAGGAATTGCAGCTATTCGTTATCAAATGGAAACGCTTGACCAATAA